From the genome of Oxyura jamaicensis isolate SHBP4307 breed ruddy duck chromosome 2, BPBGC_Ojam_1.0, whole genome shotgun sequence, one region includes:
- the ATG9B gene encoding autophagy-related protein 9B, whose amino-acid sequence MAAQAEYHRLEDYEEDSPPGEEELLVHVTEGLQDSWHHIKNLDNFFTKIYHFHQKNGFACMMLSDLFELVQFLFVVTFSTFLLCCVEYDVLFANRPLNHSQAPAPERSKVTLPDAILPAPQCAQRIRANGWVIFLLVMAAVFWLYRLVKVLCSLLSYWEIRAFYIKALNIPSDGLCNYSWQEVQARLISLQREQQMCVHKKELTELDIYHRILRFKNYTVAMVNKSLLPVRFRLPLLGHVVFLTQGLKYNLELLLFWGPGSLFQNKWNLQPQYKRAGSRLELAQRLARTMVLLGLANLLLCPFVLVWQVLYAFFSYTEVIKREPGSLGARRWSLYGRHYLRHFNELNHELQARLSRGYKPATKYMNSFTSPLLTVLAKNVGFFAGSILAVLIVLTVYDEDVLTVQHILTAITLLGLVVTLARSFIPDEHMVWCPEQLLQRVLAHIHYMPDHWQGNASKSETRNEMAQLFQYKAVFILEELLSPILTPLILIFALPARALDIIDFFRNFTVEVVGVGDICSFAQLDIRNHGNPQWLSAGHTEASVYQQAENGKTELSLMHFAITNPRWQPPPQSELFLSHLKEKVQQDAAAAPPAQRILAEGPLGTSLLSDDSATAPDGLLASVLARPILSASGLVSRERRFIQPCSTASAAASVLASLSSPLPGRARVPSADSPGCHSDRLLPEESLLLSESRLLSLSRSAVLAEVASAEMSLHAIYMHELHQQQQQGPAPLAVGLWVAAGAPKQPSVTAGSAARASQAQLREMPLGGWAEEEEEEEEEEEEQTTG is encoded by the exons ATGGCGGCGCAGGCCGAGTACCACCGGCTGGAGGACTACGAGGAGGACTCTCCCCCCGgcgaggaggagctgctggtgcaCGTCACCGAGGGGCTGCAAG aCTCCTGGCACCACATCAAGAACCTGGATAATTTCTTCACCAAG ATCTACCACTTCCACCAGAAGAACGGCTTCGCCTGCATGATGCTCTCCGACCTCTTCGAGCTGGT gcagtTCCTGTTCGTCGTCACCTTCAGCACCTTCCTGCTGTGCTGCGTGGAGTACGACGTCCTCTTCGCCAACCGCCCGCTCAACCACAGCCAGGCGCCGGCCCCGGAGCGCAGCAAGGTGACGCTGCCCGACGCTATTCTGCCCGCGCCGCAGTGCGCCCAGAG GATCCGCGCCAACGGCTGGGTCATCTTCCTGCTGGTGATGGCGGCGGTGTTCTGGCTGTACCGCCTGGTGAAGGTGCTGTGCAGCCTGCTGAGCTACTGGGAGATCCGCGCCTTCTACATCAAGGCCCTGAACATCCCCTCG GACGGGCTGTGCAACTACAGCTGGCAGGAGGTGCAGGCGCGGCTCATCTCGCTGCAGCGCGAGCAGCAGATGTGCGTGCACAAGAAGGAGCTGACGGAGCTGGACATCTACCACCGCATCCTGCGCTTCAAGAACTACACCGTGGCCATGGTCAACAAGTCGCTGCTGCCCGTGCGCTTCCGCCTGCCCCTGCTGGGCCACGTCGTCTTCCTGACGCAGGGCCTCAAGTACAACCTGGAGCTGCTCCTCTTCTGGGGCCCCGGCTCGCTCTTCCAGAACAAGTGGAACCTGCAGCCGCAGTACAAGCGGGCGGGCTCGCGGCTGGAGCTGGCGCAGCGCCTGGCGCGCAccatggtgctgctggggctggccaacctgctgctgtgccccttCGTGCTGGTGTGGCAGGTGCTCTACGCCTTCTTCAGCTACACCGAGGTCATCAAGCGGGAGCCGGGCAGCCTGGGCGCGCGGCGCTGGTCGCTCTACGGCCGCCACTACCTGCGGCACTTCAACGAGCTCAACCACGAGCTGCAGGCGCGCCTGAGCCGCGGCTACAAGCCGGCCACCAAGTACATGAACTCCTTCACCAGCCCGCTGCTCACCGTGCTGGCCAAGAACGTCGGCTTCTTCGCCGGCTCCATCCTGGCCGTGCTCATCGTCCTGACCGTCTACGACGAGGACGTGCTGACCGTGCAGCACATCCTCACCGCCATCACCCTGCTGGGGCTCGTGGTCACGCTGGCCAG GTCCTTCATCCCCGACGAGCACATGGTGTGGTGCccggagcagctgctgcagcgcGTCCTGGCGCACATCCACTACATGCCCGACCACTGGCAGGGCAACGCCAGCAAGTCGGAGACGCGCAACGAGATGGCGCAGCTCTTCCAGTACAAGGCG GTCTTCatcctggaggagctgctgagccccATCCTCACCCCCCTCATCCTCATCTTCGCCCTGCCCGCCCGCGCCCTGGACATCATCGACTTCTTCCGCAACTTCACGGTGGAGGTGGTGGGGGTGGGCGACATCTGCTCCTTTGCCCAGCTCGACATCCGCAATCATGGCAACCCCCAG TGGCTGTCAGCGGGGCACACGGAGGCCTCGGTGTACCAGCAAGCCGAGAACGGGAAGACGGAGCTGTCGCTGATGCACTTCGCCATCACCAACCCGCGCTGGCAGCCGCCCCCACAGAGCGAGCTCTTCCTCAGCCACCTGAAGGAGAAGGTGCAGCAGGACGCggccgccgcgccgcccgcccaGCGCATCCTGGCCGAGGGGCCCCTGGGCACCTCGCTGCTCTCCGACGACTCGGCCACGGCG CCGGACGGCTTGCTGGCCAGCGTGCTGGCCCGCCCCATCCTCTCGGCCAGCGGGCTGGTGTCCCGGGAACGGCGCTTcatccagccctgcagcacggCCAGCGCCGCCGCCAGCGTCCTGGCGTCCCTCTCGTCCCCGCTGCCCGGGCGGGCACGCGTCCCCTCCGCCGACAGCCCCGGCTGCCACAGCGACCGCCTGCTCCCGGAGGAGAG CTTGCTGCTGAGTGAGTCGCGCCTGCTCAGCCTGAGCCGCTCTGCCGTGCTCGCCGAGGTGGCCTCGGCCGAGATGAGCCTGCACGCCATCTATATGCACGAG ctccaccagcagcagcagcagggccctgcgCCCCTGGCCGTGGGGCtgtgggtggctgcaggggctcccAAGCAGCCCTCCGTGACCGCAG GCTCGGCTGCCCGTGCCTCGCAGGCTCAGCTCCGGGAGATGCCGCTGGGAGGCtgggccgaggaggaggaggaggaggaggaggaggaagaggagcagacGACGGGCTAA
- the NOS3 gene encoding nitric oxide synthase, endothelial, translated as MLVRLDTAGQPELQYLPGDHLGVFPANRPELVQELLERVEDPLPADEPVLVEVLEKDSSGRFPGHKSSWVPQSRLPPCTLHQALTFFLDITAPPSPQFLQLLAALAQEPADRERLQQLSQDARLYEDWKWFRCPTLLEVLEEFPSVALPAPLLLTQLPLLQPRYYSISSAPGPCPGQIHLTVAVVTYHSENGQGPLHHGVCSTWLARLQPGDTVPAFIRGAPSFRLPPAADAPCILVGPGTGVAPFRSFWQQRLHELQGGGGPLGTMVLVFGCRSSALDHIYRQEMEEARERGALSQVLTAFSREPDTPKAYVQDVLRTQLAEEVHRVLCQCAGHMYVCGDVTMATEVLQTVQHILVQQAGMTLGQAGDFISELRDKNRYHEDIFGLTFRTQEVAFRIRSQSFSMQERRPPRPAP; from the exons ATGCTGGTGCGCCTGGACACCGCGGGCCAGCCCGAGCTGCAGTACCTGCCCGGGGACCACCTCGGCGTCTTCCCCGCCAACCGCCCCGAgctggtgcaggagctgctggagcgcGTGGAGGACCCGCTGCCCGCCGACGAGCCCGTCCTGGTGGAGGTCCTGGAGAAGGACAGCAGCG GCAGGTTCCCCGGCCACAAGTCGAGCTGGGTGCCGCAGAGCCGCCTGCCCCCCTGCACCCTGCACCAGGCGCTCACCTTCTTCCTGGACATCacggccccgccgagcccccaGTTCCTGCAGCTTCTGGCCGCACTGGCGCAGGAGCCGGCCGACCGCGAgcgcctgcagcagctcagccag GACGCCCGGCTGTACGAGGACTGGAAGTGGTTCCGGTGCCCCAcgctgctggaggtgctggaggagtTCCCCTCGGTGGCGCTGCCGGCGCCCCTGCTGCTCACCCAGCTGCCGCTGCTGCAGCCGCGCTACTACTCCATCAGCTCCGCACCCGGACCCTGTCCCGGCCAGATCCACCTCACCGTGGCCGTCGTCACCTACCACAGCGAGA ACGGCCAGGGCCCGCTGCACCACGGCGTCTGCTCCACGTGGCTGGCGCGGCTGCAGCCCGGGGACACCGTGCCCGCCTTCATCCGGGG cgcccccTCGTTCCGGCTGCCCCCGGCCGCGGACGCGCCGTGCATCCTGGTGGGACCCGGTACCGGCGTGGCGCCTTTCCGCAGCTTCTGGCAGCAGCGGCTGCACGAGCTGCAGGGCGGAG GCGGCCCCCTGGGCACCATGGTGCTGGTGTTCGGCTGCCGCTCGTCCGCGCTGGACCACATCTACCGGCAGGAGATGGAGGAGGCGCGGGAGCGGGGGGCGCTCAGCCAGGTCCTCACCGCCTTCTCCCGTGAGCCCGACACCCCCAAG GCCTACGTGCAGGACGTGCTGCGGACGCAGCTGGCGGAGGAGGTGCACCGGGTGCTGTGCCAGTGCGCGGGGCACATGTACGTGTGCGGGGACGTGACGATGGCCACCGAGGTGCTGCAGACGGTGCAGCACATCCTGGTGCAGCAGGCCGGCATGACGCTGGGGCAGGCGGGGGACTTCATCAGCGAGCTGCGG GACAAGAACCGGTACCACGAGGACATCTTCGGCCTCACCTTCCGCACGCAGGAGGTGGCTTTCCGCATCCGCAGCCAGTCCTTCTCCATGCAGGAGCGCCGGCCGCCGCGCCCGGCCCCCTGA